The Maritimibacter sp. DP1N21-5 DNA window GGGAGATCTTCGAGTTCGGCATGGACCAGACCTTCGGCACCAACATGCAAAAGTCCGGGCTCATGGATACGATGGGCGATCTGATCGTGGACTGCCTTGGCGCCGGCGTGGGTGCCGCGACAGGCTATGCCTTCTTGCGGTGGCGGATGCGCGCGGGCCCGATGGGGGTCATCGCAGAGTTCATTCTGCGGAATCGACGCTGGTTCCGGCGGGGCAGCGCGCAGCTCGCCCGGGAAGCCCGGCACGACGCGACCGTGGTGCAGGACGACCGCGCCGCAAGGATCCGTGCGCAGATCGCGGCGCTGGAGGCGGAACTGGACGCGTGCGAGGGTGTCGGCTCCGCGGGCGACGAAGGGTTCGTACAGCGGGATGCGGAGGGGGCACAGGTCTGAATCGAGGGGTTCGTCAGGTGCCGCAGAAGGTCCGCAGGACACGCTCGGACGGGAGCGGCGGCGTGGCGTAGTCGGCCGTGAGCGGACCCTCGTCGTAAGGATGGGCGAGCACCTCGTTCAGGCGTTCGAAGGGGGCGAAGTCGCCTTCGACGGCCGACGTGATCATCTCTTCGACCCGATGATTGCGCGGGATAACCGCGGGGTTCGCGGCCCGCATGGTCGCTGCCGGATCGTCCGGCTCGCGGGCCAGACGGGCCTGCCACTCGCCCTGCCAGCTGTCCCATGCGCCGGGGTCGGTCAACTGCTCCGAGGCGTCACCGGTCACGAGCGCCCGGAAGGTGTTCGTGAAATCTGCCTGCGACGTGGCCATCCGGGAGAGCAGCCCCTGAATGAGCGCCCCGTCGCCGTCATCTTGCGTGACCAGACCGATCTTCGCCCGGAACAGGCGGATCCATTCCGCGCCGAAGTGATCCGGGAAGGCGTGAAGCACCTCTTCCGCCTTGTCGATAGCCTCCTCGCGGTCGCTTTCGATCAGTGGAAGCAGGGAGGTCGCAAGCTGCGCGAGGTTCCAGATCCCGATATTGGGCTGGTTCTGATAGGCATAGCGCCCCTGGTGGTCGATGGACGAAAACACCGTCGCCGGGTGGTAGGCATCCATGAAGGCGCAGGGACCGTAGTCGATCGTTTCGCCCGAGATCGCCATGTTGTCCGTGTTCATGACCCCATGGATGAAGCCGACCGACATCCAGCCCGCAATAAGCCGTGCCTGAGCCTGGGTCACTGCCTTGAGGAGCCCAAGCGGGCCTTCGGCATCGGGGAAATGCCGGGCGATGGCATGTTCTGTCAAAAGCCTCAGCGCCTCGGTATCGCCACGGGCGGCAAAGGCCTGGAAGGTGCCCACACGCAGGTGCGAAGACGCAACACGGGTCAGCACGGCGCCCGGGAGCACCGCTTCACGGATCACGTTTTCGCCTGTGGCTACGGCAGCGAGTGCGCGAGTCGTGGGTATGCCGAGCGCATGCATCGCCTCGGACACGACATATTCACGCAGAACCGGGCCAAGCCAGGCGCGCCCGTCACCGCCCCGGGAATAGGGTGTCCGGCCCGCGCCCTTCAGCTGGATATCCCGGCGTTTGCCGTCCCGGTCGATGACCTCGCCCAGAAGGATCGCCCGGCCGTCGCCAAGCTGTGGCACGAAGTTACCGAACTGATGGCCGGCATAGAGCTGTGCCAGCGGCTCGGCCCCGTCGGGCACCTGGTTCCCGGCAAGTTCTTCGGCGGTCAGGCTGTCCGGGTCGATCCCGAGGCTTTCGGCCAGACGCCGATTGACGGCGATCAGGCGCGGCGAGGCGACCGGGACGGGGATCTGCCGGGCATAGAACTGCTCGGGCAGGCGGGCATAAGAGTTATCGAATGAGGCACGCATGGTCCTCAGGTAGGAACGCTAGGGAAGCCGCGCAAGCCGTTCGGTCAGCAGTTCGAAGAAACCCTCGGCGTCCAGATCGCTCATGAAGGTCGCGTTCGGCGCGCGGTCGGTCACGCCCCACCAGTCGACGACGGTCATACCGAGCGTGAGCTCGGACTGCACCTCGACCTCGACATTGACGAAGCGGCCGGAAAAAAGCTCTGGCCGCAGCAGATAGGCGATCACCGTGGGATCGTGGAGAGGCGCGCCTTCGGAGCCGTATTTCGCCTTGTCGAACCGTTCGAAGAACTCGGTCATCTCGGCGGTGAAGGTGCCGGTGCGGTTCCCCAGCGCGCGGAAGCGGTCGTTGCGCGCCTTGGTGACCAGCGCCTTATGAGTCAGGTCGAGCGGCATGAGCGTGATAGGGAGCCCGGATTTCAGAACGATTTCCGCCGCTTCCGGGTCGACATAGATGTTGAATTCGGCGGCGGGCGTGATGTTTCCCACCTCGAAATAGGCTCCGCCCATCGACACGATTTCGGCCACGCGTGGGATGATGTCGGGGGCCTGTTGGAAGGCCTTTCCGACATTCGTCAGCGGCCCGAGCGAGGCGAGCGTTATGCTCCCCGGTTCTTCCACGCGCAGCGTGTCGATGATGAAGTCGACGGCATGCTCGCTGTGAAGCGCCATCTCCGGTTCCCAAAGCTCCGGTCCGTCGAGCCCGGTGCGGCCATGCACATGCTCCGCCGTCACGAGCTTGCGTTGTAGCGGTGCGTCGCAGCCTGCGAAGACCGGGGTTTCGGGCTTGCCCGCCACCTCGCAGATGATGCGGGCGTTCTTCTGAGTGAGCGGCAGCGGCACGTTTCCGGCCACCGCCGTGATCCCCAGAACCTCGAGCTCGGGCGAGGCGAGCGCCAGCAGGATGGCAACCGCGTCGTCCTGACCGGGGTCCGTGTCGATGATGATTTTTCGAGCCAAGGTAACCCCTTACGCGGCGAGATTGACCCATATCGGTACGTGGTCCGAGGGTTTGTCGCGGCCCCGCACCGCCTTGTCGATCTGGCAGTCAGTCAGAAGATCGGCGCATTGCGGCGACAGCAGGAAATGGTCGATCCGGATACCGTCGTTTCGCTGCCAGGCACCACGCTGGAAATCCCAGAAGGTGAACTGCTCGGCCGACTGATTGCGCGCGCGGAAGGCATCGGTGAGGCCCAGATTGCACAGCCGCCAGAACGCGCCCCGGCTTTCGGGCTGAAAGAGCGCGTCGTCGCGCCAGTTCTCGGGGTGGCGCGCGTCGATCCCCTGCGGGATGACGTTGTAGTCCCCGGCCATTAGAAAGGGCTGTTCGAGCGCGAGCAATTCCTTCGCGCGCGCCTCGAGCCGTTCCATCCACCGCAGCTTGTAGGCGAATTTCTCGTCGCCGACGGGATTGCCGTTGGGCAGGTAGAGCCCGCAGATGCGCACCGCCGCCGTGTCGCCCATCACGGTCGCCTCGATATAGCGCGCCTGTTCGTCGTCCTCGCCGTCGCGCCCGGTGCCCGTCCCACCCGGCAGGCCCCGCGTGACGTCCTCGAGCGGGCGTTTCGACAGTAACGCCACGCCATTGAACGCCTTCTGGCCATGTGTCTCGACGTTGTAGCCTAGGTCTTCGAAGGCCTCTCTGGGGAAATTCTCGTCGACGGATTTGATTTCCTGAAAGATCACGACGTCCGGATCGGCCTCCTTGAGCCACTCGGTCACGGCGGGCAGGCGGGCCTTGACCCCGTT harbors:
- a CDS encoding YdiU family protein produces the protein MRASFDNSYARLPEQFYARQIPVPVASPRLIAVNRRLAESLGIDPDSLTAEELAGNQVPDGAEPLAQLYAGHQFGNFVPQLGDGRAILLGEVIDRDGKRRDIQLKGAGRTPYSRGGDGRAWLGPVLREYVVSEAMHALGIPTTRALAAVATGENVIREAVLPGAVLTRVASSHLRVGTFQAFAARGDTEALRLLTEHAIARHFPDAEGPLGLLKAVTQAQARLIAGWMSVGFIHGVMNTDNMAISGETIDYGPCAFMDAYHPATVFSSIDHQGRYAYQNQPNIGIWNLAQLATSLLPLIESDREEAIDKAEEVLHAFPDHFGAEWIRLFRAKIGLVTQDDGDGALIQGLLSRMATSQADFTNTFRALVTGDASEQLTDPGAWDSWQGEWQARLAREPDDPAATMRAANPAVIPRNHRVEEMITSAVEGDFAPFERLNEVLAHPYDEGPLTADYATPPLPSERVLRTFCGT
- the xth gene encoding exodeoxyribonuclease III; protein product: MKIASFNINGVKARLPAVTEWLKEADPDVVIFQEIKSVDENFPREAFEDLGYNVETHGQKAFNGVALLSKRPLEDVTRGLPGGTGTGRDGEDDEQARYIEATVMGDTAAVRICGLYLPNGNPVGDEKFAYKLRWMERLEARAKELLALEQPFLMAGDYNVIPQGIDARHPENWRDDALFQPESRGAFWRLCNLGLTDAFRARNQSAEQFTFWDFQRGAWQRNDGIRIDHFLLSPQCADLLTDCQIDKAVRGRDKPSDHVPIWVNLAA
- a CDS encoding nucleoside hydrolase, translating into MARKIIIDTDPGQDDAVAILLALASPELEVLGITAVAGNVPLPLTQKNARIICEVAGKPETPVFAGCDAPLQRKLVTAEHVHGRTGLDGPELWEPEMALHSEHAVDFIIDTLRVEEPGSITLASLGPLTNVGKAFQQAPDIIPRVAEIVSMGGAYFEVGNITPAAEFNIYVDPEAAEIVLKSGLPITLMPLDLTHKALVTKARNDRFRALGNRTGTFTAEMTEFFERFDKAKYGSEGAPLHDPTVIAYLLRPELFSGRFVNVEVEVQSELTLGMTVVDWWGVTDRAPNATFMSDLDAEGFFELLTERLARLP